One window from the genome of Malus domestica chromosome 01, GDT2T_hap1 encodes:
- the LOC139189245 gene encoding uncharacterized protein, translating to MGDVLWNLEYSLQLQEASTQSFSSENSGNYIPDMPEWLPEIRNGNGCGGEGISDEESDATSSAVLDTKIHLEAGNLGDTIKEENSSSSQDQAKVMIFIRRHLDNGLKNEYLTVKDLLAFWKKLRNRYNHQTKVILPMARYEWTHLRIQDFKLVAEYNSSLFRITSQMKLCGDTITEEDMLEKTFSTFHASNVILQQQYRSRGFIEYNQLISVLLVAKQNNKLLMKNHQSQSIGSASFPEVNAASLEVNATSSGGDNHK from the exons ATGGGGGATGTTTTGTGGAATTTGGAGTACTCTCTTCAACTGCAAGAGGCTTCTACACAGAGCTTTTCGTCCGAAAACAGTGGGAATTACATTCCGGATATGCCAGAATGGCTTCCGGAAATTCGAAATGGCAATGGTTGTGGTGGTGAGGGCATTAGTGATGAAGAATCTGATGCAACTTCAAGTGCA gtactggataccaagatccatctggaagcagggaatcttggagataccattaAGGAAGAAAATagctcatcctctcaagatcaGGCGAAGGTCATGATCTTTATTCGTCGCCATCTTGATAATGGACTAAAGAACGAGTACTTAACGGTTAAAGATCTGTTAGCTTTCTGGAAGAAATTGAGaaacagatacaatcaccagacaaaGGTGATTCTTCCAATGGCTCGCTATGAgtggactcacctaaggatccaggatttcaagttagtggctgagtacaattctTCGTTGTTTagaattacctctcagatgaagctcTGTGGGGATACCATCACTGAGGAAGATATGCTagaaaagactttcagcacatttCATGCCTCTAACGTGATCCTGCAGCAGCAGTATAGATCGCGAGGCTTCAttgaatacaaccagctgatatctgtgctTTTGGTAGCTAAACAAAACAATAAGCtcctgatgaaaaatcatcagtcCCAATCTATTGGATCTGCATcattcccagaagtgaatgctgCTTCCCTCGAAGTGAATGCCACATCATCTGGTGGCGATAATCATAAATGA